A single window of Brevundimonas naejangsanensis DNA harbors:
- a CDS encoding SemiSWEET family sugar transporter has translation MSELVANIVGSAAAVCSITSFAPQGVKIWKEKDASAVSLKTYGLTVTCFILWVIYGVMTEAWPVTIANACALAMASGVLFMKWRFRDNGPRVAKS, from the coding sequence ATGAGTGAACTCGTCGCCAATATCGTCGGCTCGGCCGCCGCCGTCTGCTCCATCACCAGTTTCGCGCCCCAGGGCGTCAAGATCTGGAAAGAGAAGGACGCCTCGGCGGTGAGCCTGAAGACATATGGGCTGACCGTCACCTGCTTCATCCTCTGGGTGATCTACGGCGTCATGACCGAAGCCTGGCCTGTGACGATCGCGAACGCCTGCGCCCTGGCCATGGCGTCGGGCGTGCTGTTCATGAAGTGGCGCTTCAGGGACAATGGTCCCCGAGTGGCGAAATCCTAA
- a CDS encoding NAD(P)/FAD-dependent oxidoreductase — protein sequence MAADPETNSELDVVVIGAGPAGLTAALYLARYRRKVLVLHDGRSRALRIPLTHNAPGFPEGVRGPDLIARMTRHAVQYGAAIQKAEVAAVKALAGGFSLNLTDGPTLVSRAVILATGVDLNQVDLPERVHEAAIRAGVLRYCPICDGYEHFGKRIGVIGCDTNGAAEALFLRGYSQNVTLMPLDRPELSSAEARVLADAGIRLEAGALRALEPGADDVTVRLDTGASLAFDVIYPALGRRPRSILAEQLGLVLTEAGCVTPDAVFESRVAGVFAAGDVVEGLDQISVAMGHGAVAGTRAHNWLREQEQATLQSRT from the coding sequence ATGGCCGCAGATCCTGAAACGAACTCTGAACTGGATGTCGTCGTCATCGGCGCGGGGCCTGCAGGCCTGACCGCGGCCCTCTATCTGGCGCGGTATCGCCGGAAGGTTCTCGTGCTGCATGACGGGAGGAGCCGGGCCCTACGCATTCCTCTCACCCATAACGCTCCCGGATTCCCGGAAGGCGTTCGGGGACCGGATTTGATCGCCCGCATGACGCGCCACGCCGTTCAGTACGGCGCCGCCATCCAGAAGGCGGAGGTGGCCGCCGTCAAGGCCTTGGCGGGCGGATTCAGCCTTAATCTTACGGACGGGCCTACGCTCGTGAGCCGCGCCGTTATCCTGGCGACCGGCGTGGATCTCAACCAGGTCGATCTGCCGGAGAGGGTCCATGAGGCGGCCATCCGCGCGGGGGTGCTGCGCTACTGCCCGATCTGCGACGGCTATGAGCACTTCGGCAAACGCATAGGCGTGATCGGATGCGACACCAATGGCGCTGCTGAAGCCCTCTTCCTGCGAGGGTATTCCCAGAACGTCACTCTCATGCCGCTTGATCGTCCCGAACTGTCCTCCGCCGAGGCCCGGGTTCTGGCCGATGCGGGGATCCGGCTGGAAGCCGGCGCCCTGCGCGCTCTCGAGCCAGGCGCCGATGACGTCACCGTGCGTCTCGACACAGGCGCCTCGCTGGCGTTCGACGTGATCTACCCGGCCCTGGGGCGTCGACCGCGCTCAATCCTGGCGGAGCAGCTCGGGCTCGTTCTCACGGAGGCCGGCTGCGTGACCCCCGATGCTGTCTTCGAAAGCCGGGTGGCGGGCGTCTTCGCCGCAGGAGATGTTGTCGAAGGCCTGGATCAGATCAGCGTGGCCATGGGGCACGGCGCCGTAGCGGGCACCAGGGCCCACAACTGGCTGCGCGAGCAGGAGCAGGCCACGCTCCAGAGCCGGACCTAG
- a CDS encoding energy transducer TonB: MIIIALSVALVLDASPNAETAAKLVRREIAAQDIQAASLVSVAVTLECTARASGKVVNCRVLGETHPGLGFSEAALALMKDATVKPGSADFQFARTIQFTP; the protein is encoded by the coding sequence ATGATCATCATCGCCTTGTCCGTCGCACTTGTGCTGGACGCTTCGCCAAATGCAGAGACGGCCGCCAAGCTCGTCCGCCGCGAGATCGCAGCGCAGGACATCCAGGCTGCGTCTCTTGTGAGCGTAGCCGTCACGCTGGAGTGCACGGCCCGTGCAAGCGGTAAGGTGGTCAACTGTCGCGTACTCGGTGAGACGCATCCGGGACTCGGTTTCAGTGAGGCGGCCCTGGCCTTGATGAAGGATGCTACCGTCAAGCCCGGTTCAGCAGACTTCCAGTTTGCCCGCACAATCCAGTTCACACCCTGA
- a CDS encoding DksA/TraR family C4-type zinc finger protein, translating into MAGGWTRDGAVLDQIHDTVVDGVLNARARMPTGPGREFCLECGDAIPEARRRAMSGAVTCVSCQSGRDARMVTGGINRRGSKDSQLR; encoded by the coding sequence ATGGCCGGCGGCTGGACCCGAGACGGCGCTGTGCTCGATCAGATTCACGACACCGTCGTCGACGGCGTCCTCAACGCTCGCGCGCGAATGCCCACGGGACCCGGCCGAGAATTCTGTCTTGAGTGCGGCGACGCCATCCCCGAAGCGCGCCGACGCGCCATGTCGGGGGCGGTGACCTGCGTATCCTGCCAATCCGGTCGGGATGCACGGATGGTGACCGGGGGCATCAACCGGCGTGGAAGCAAGGACAGTCAACTGCGCTAG
- a CDS encoding DUF6894 family protein, whose amino-acid sequence MATYDFIVSGVDPEMALQSVASSDADAWREAVLFLSEILRERPVREGGAFLLEIIVRNEGREVCRVCASSG is encoded by the coding sequence ATGGCGACCTATGACTTCATTGTTAGCGGCGTTGATCCTGAGATGGCTCTCCAAAGCGTAGCGTCGTCGGATGCTGATGCCTGGCGGGAGGCGGTCCTCTTTCTTTCGGAAATCTTGCGCGAAAGGCCTGTCCGGGAGGGCGGCGCCTTCTTGCTTGAGATCATCGTCCGCAACGAGGGTCGCGAAGTCTGCCGGGTTTGCGCGTCTTCCGGCTGA
- a CDS encoding Crp/Fnr family transcriptional regulator, whose translation MISLANPGCGLHRPHLDLDDHPVFQALPHRFQSTALARRRLTSLPAGQALEEDGFLSFVLAGVLGLFPKSDGVCVATIVAGSVHGWDQALEPDGDRPPARALIDTTLCRVPADCVVEHLGRDWLTRLVARQSSGRLSGLAAEAVCNASHLVQERLAKWLVRLHCGANGAPLRLTQADFGAMLGVQRTSVNAAAGRLQAQGLVRFGRGKVQILNLAGLRAVSCGCGDRGVSAAAATTASLRPPEAASWVSRDVRVHDTA comes from the coding sequence ATGATCAGCCTCGCCAATCCAGGCTGCGGCCTTCATCGTCCGCACCTGGATCTGGACGACCACCCTGTCTTCCAAGCGCTTCCCCACCGCTTTCAATCGACCGCTCTGGCCCGCCGCCGGCTGACGTCCTTGCCTGCCGGCCAAGCCTTGGAGGAAGACGGTTTCCTCTCCTTTGTTCTGGCGGGGGTCCTGGGCCTCTTCCCTAAAAGCGACGGCGTCTGCGTTGCGACCATCGTCGCGGGGTCTGTCCACGGTTGGGATCAAGCCCTGGAACCCGACGGCGACCGCCCTCCGGCTCGGGCGCTGATCGACACCACTCTTTGCCGCGTACCCGCGGACTGCGTCGTCGAGCACCTCGGCCGCGACTGGCTGACTCGTCTGGTAGCCCGCCAGTCATCTGGTCGCCTGAGCGGTCTGGCCGCCGAAGCGGTCTGCAACGCCTCCCATCTCGTTCAGGAGCGGCTGGCCAAATGGCTGGTCCGGCTGCATTGCGGGGCCAACGGCGCTCCCCTGCGCCTGACCCAGGCCGATTTCGGCGCCATGCTCGGCGTGCAGAGAACCAGCGTCAACGCGGCCGCTGGACGCCTCCAGGCCCAAGGACTCGTGCGTTTCGGTCGTGGGAAGGTCCAAATCCTGAATCTGGCAGGCCTACGGGCCGTTTCTTGCGGTTGCGGCGATCGCGGAGTTTCCGCAGCGGCCGCGACAACCGCGTCGCTCCGTCCGCCGGAAGCCGCCAGCTGGGTCTCCCGCGATGTCCGCGTGCACGACACGGCCTGA
- a CDS encoding Crp/Fnr family transcriptional regulator, protein MTERVPRPGIIQGTPWLEETVLISPLIQKLSRRDELTAAETRVLEELLQPPIVIPAGTDIVSQHSTPGFSTLVLDGFAGRYVMLTNGSRQITQLNAPGDFVDLHSLMMSPMDHGVVALTRCTVARSPHEGLRRLTESEPHLTRLLWLDTLIDAAVHRQWIAGLGRRTAVARLAHLLCELYLRLEIVHRAGSCKMELPVSQAVLADILGLSEVHVNRSIAQLRTAELVKWKGRAIEICDWDGLVRQAEFEATYLRLTRAPV, encoded by the coding sequence GTGACGGAACGCGTCCCGCGCCCGGGGATTATCCAAGGCACACCCTGGCTCGAGGAGACCGTCCTGATCAGCCCCCTGATCCAGAAGCTGTCGCGTCGGGACGAACTCACGGCAGCCGAGACGCGGGTTCTGGAAGAACTGCTGCAACCCCCGATCGTCATACCGGCGGGGACGGATATCGTCAGTCAGCATTCAACCCCCGGGTTCAGCACCTTGGTCCTCGACGGGTTCGCCGGACGTTATGTCATGCTGACGAACGGCTCTAGGCAAATCACGCAATTGAACGCGCCAGGCGACTTCGTCGATCTTCACAGTCTGATGATGAGCCCGATGGATCACGGGGTGGTCGCGCTGACCCGCTGTACAGTCGCGCGATCTCCCCATGAGGGCCTGCGCCGCTTGACGGAGTCTGAACCCCATCTCACCCGGCTGCTCTGGCTGGATACCCTGATCGACGCCGCCGTGCATCGGCAATGGATCGCAGGTCTTGGGCGTCGGACAGCGGTGGCGCGGCTCGCCCATCTCCTGTGCGAACTCTATCTCCGGCTGGAGATCGTCCATCGCGCGGGAAGCTGCAAGATGGAGCTTCCTGTCAGCCAGGCCGTGCTTGCAGACATCCTCGGCCTGTCGGAGGTTCACGTTAATCGTTCCATAGCCCAGCTCCGGACAGCGGAACTGGTCAAATGGAAAGGACGCGCCATTGAGATTTGCGACTGGGACGGTCTGGTCAGGCAGGCGGAGTTCGAAGCAACCTATCTGAGGCTGACAAGAGCGCCGGTCTAG